In a genomic window of Alcanivorax sp.:
- a CDS encoding DUF4062 domain-containing protein — MTATKRYQVFISATFPDMQGARQALMLPMIEHGMIPTGLDSSAADGNTLLPVIQKLIETSDYFVLIVGGRYGTLSPMGLSELHREYIFAATKRKPIVAFIHDNPAMLRTDQQESTRDGQVRRDDFVRLLEEKVACFRWTTENGLAELAHKVIPNLMREHRADGWVRADQAGLGGGGAEVEALKARIEMLEKEREDSLSQARPPLKTLSRGGDLVALDYSCNVYEGGDCKLAMVTTRISWDQAFSCVAPLMINPASEPVMQKTLEDFIGRKALADVQQDFPRAHAVRNVVLAAHSFNQIKIHLRALGLITKSPEKDNRGLPLWQLTSHGDNTMSQVMAVKRSIKI; from the coding sequence GTGACAGCGACGAAACGCTACCAGGTCTTTATCAGTGCCACCTTTCCCGATATGCAGGGGGCGCGCCAGGCATTGATGCTGCCGATGATCGAGCACGGCATGATCCCCACCGGCCTGGACAGTTCCGCCGCCGATGGTAATACCCTGCTGCCGGTGATCCAGAAGCTGATCGAAACCAGCGACTACTTCGTCCTGATCGTGGGCGGGCGCTACGGCACCCTGTCACCCATGGGGCTCAGTGAGTTGCACCGCGAATACATTTTTGCTGCCACCAAGCGCAAACCCATCGTTGCTTTTATTCACGATAACCCGGCCATGCTGCGCACTGACCAGCAGGAGTCCACCCGTGATGGTCAGGTGCGCCGGGACGACTTTGTACGCCTGCTGGAAGAGAAAGTGGCCTGTTTCCGCTGGACTACGGAAAATGGTCTGGCAGAGCTGGCCCACAAGGTGATCCCCAATCTGATGCGTGAGCATCGTGCCGATGGCTGGGTGCGGGCGGATCAGGCCGGCCTGGGCGGTGGCGGGGCTGAAGTCGAGGCCCTCAAGGCCCGTATCGAAATGCTGGAAAAAGAGCGGGAAGACAGCTTGAGTCAGGCAAGGCCGCCACTGAAGACCCTGTCCCGGGGTGGCGATCTGGTAGCACTGGATTACTCCTGCAATGTCTATGAAGGTGGCGACTGCAAGCTGGCCATGGTCACCACCCGGATCAGCTGGGATCAGGCGTTTTCCTGTGTGGCCCCGTTGATGATCAACCCGGCGTCGGAACCGGTGATGCAGAAAACCCTGGAAGATTTTATCGGTCGCAAGGCCCTGGCCGATGTACAGCAGGATTTCCCTCGCGCCCACGCGGTACGCAACGTGGTGCTGGCGGCCCATTCCTTCAATCAGATCAAGATTCACCTGCGCGCCCTTGGCCTGATTACCAAGTCACCGGAGAAGGATAACCGCGGTCTGCCGTTGTGGCAGCTGACGTCCCATGGGGACAACACCATGAGTCAGGTGATGGCGGTGAAGCGCTCCATCAAAATCTAG
- a CDS encoding TetR/AcrR family transcriptional regulator gives MAYRETANVKARKAAQRDHLLRSAEQLVREGGFANLTMQTLAAEAGVGVGTLYRYFDNKAVLAAEVFRVATEREVAAVAQAMEHTGSFSERLSHVLQVFVQRAQAAPRLAWSLIAEPVDPAVDAERLAYRQRYAELYQQLLSDGVRQGVLPIQDTAISAAALVGAIAEALVGPLSDPLPKANLAKSLSQFCLRAVGISPAQAQLIEQQQTA, from the coding sequence ATGGCTTACCGGGAAACTGCCAATGTGAAGGCGCGCAAGGCGGCCCAGCGTGATCATCTGCTGCGCAGTGCCGAGCAGCTGGTGCGTGAAGGTGGCTTTGCCAACCTGACCATGCAGACCCTGGCGGCGGAAGCCGGGGTCGGCGTGGGCACCCTGTATCGCTATTTCGACAACAAGGCAGTGTTGGCGGCGGAGGTATTTCGCGTGGCCACCGAGCGTGAAGTCGCGGCAGTGGCACAGGCCATGGAGCACACCGGCAGCTTTTCCGAACGGCTCAGCCATGTGCTGCAGGTCTTTGTGCAGCGCGCCCAGGCGGCGCCCCGGCTGGCCTGGTCGCTGATCGCCGAGCCGGTGGACCCGGCGGTGGACGCGGAGCGTCTTGCCTATCGCCAGCGCTACGCGGAGCTCTATCAGCAGTTGCTCAGCGATGGTGTTAGGCAGGGCGTGCTGCCGATTCAGGATACGGCGATCAGCGCGGCGGCCCTGGTGGGCGCCATTGCTGAAGCCCTGGTGGGCCCGTTGTCCGATCCCCTGCCAAAAGCCAATCTGGCGAAATCCCTGAGCCAATTCTGTCTGCGTGCCGTGGGGATATCCCCGGCGCAGGCCCAGCTTATTGAGCAGCAACAGACTGCATGA
- the recQ gene encoding DNA helicase RecQ encodes MQSDAHSVLQHVFGYHQFRGEQQTIIDSLIQGDDALVLMPTGGGKSLCYQIPALVRAGTGVVISPLIALMQDQVDALKALGVRAGFLNSTLNMEQQRALEDALLNGELDMLYIAPERLIQPRTLSLLHQAQIALFAIDEAHCVSQWGHDFRNDYLQLSLLHREFPDVPRIALTATADQRTRMEIAERLDLTQARHFVSSFDRPNIQYRIERKDGARNQLLRLIRAEHAGDAGIVYCLSRNKVERVAEWLCQQGVNALPYHAGLPAQTRETHQQRFLREDGLVMVATIAFGMGIDKPDVRFVAHLDLPKSIESYYQETGRAGRDGEPATAWMAYGLEDAIKLKQMLAQSSGNEQHKRNENQRLEAMLGLCEITQCRRQALLHYFGETLEQPCGNCDTCLNPPQTFDASEAAQKALSCVYRTGQRFGANHLIDVLTGNRSDKVASAGHDHVSTWNIGNEFSANQWKSIYRQLVARGLLTVDMNGFGALQLTEACRPYLRGEQPLHLRKELAKARKASTRRAHANIADADRTLWEALRACRKRLADEEGVPPYVVFHDATLMDMLAIRPRNRMEMAAVSGVGDRKLERYGDEFLAILNGNGDNAGVAEPAGPDRNEILALAQANMSPSAIARQQNLNEQTVYRELAKLVTANQLSLEQALGISEMEIGIIQDALLSQPNLAEDTFSYRQLKDLLADDWPTGVLHCVRQAILAAG; translated from the coding sequence ATGCAATCCGATGCCCACTCCGTTCTCCAGCACGTCTTTGGCTATCACCAGTTCCGTGGTGAACAACAGACCATTATCGATAGCCTGATTCAGGGCGACGATGCACTTGTATTAATGCCCACTGGCGGCGGCAAATCCCTGTGCTACCAGATTCCGGCGCTGGTACGCGCTGGCACCGGCGTGGTGATCAGCCCGCTGATTGCCCTGATGCAGGATCAGGTGGATGCCCTCAAGGCGCTGGGTGTCAGGGCCGGCTTCCTCAACTCCACCCTGAACATGGAGCAACAGCGGGCCCTGGAAGACGCCCTGCTCAACGGCGAACTGGACATGCTCTACATCGCCCCGGAGCGTCTGATACAGCCACGCACCCTGTCCCTGCTGCATCAGGCGCAGATTGCCCTGTTTGCTATCGACGAAGCCCACTGCGTGTCCCAGTGGGGCCATGATTTCCGCAACGATTATCTGCAATTGTCGCTGCTGCATCGGGAATTCCCCGATGTGCCACGCATCGCCCTGACCGCCACGGCGGATCAACGCACGCGAATGGAAATTGCCGAACGCCTGGACCTGACCCAGGCTCGTCACTTCGTCTCCAGCTTCGACCGCCCCAACATCCAGTACCGCATCGAGCGCAAGGACGGCGCCCGCAACCAGCTGCTGCGGCTGATTCGTGCCGAGCACGCCGGCGACGCCGGCATCGTCTACTGCCTGTCGCGCAACAAGGTGGAGCGGGTGGCGGAATGGCTGTGCCAGCAGGGCGTCAACGCCCTGCCCTACCACGCCGGCCTGCCCGCACAAACCCGCGAAACCCACCAGCAGCGCTTCCTGCGCGAAGACGGCCTGGTAATGGTGGCCACCATTGCCTTCGGCATGGGGATCGACAAGCCGGATGTGCGGTTCGTGGCCCACCTGGACCTGCCCAAAAGCATCGAGTCCTATTATCAGGAAACCGGCCGTGCCGGCCGCGATGGGGAACCCGCCACCGCCTGGATGGCCTACGGCCTGGAAGACGCCATCAAGCTCAAGCAGATGCTGGCCCAGAGCAGTGGCAATGAGCAGCACAAACGCAACGAAAACCAGCGGCTGGAAGCCATGCTGGGACTGTGCGAAATCACCCAGTGCCGCCGCCAGGCCCTGTTGCACTATTTCGGTGAGACGCTGGAACAACCCTGCGGCAACTGCGACACCTGCCTGAACCCGCCGCAGACCTTCGATGCCAGCGAGGCCGCCCAGAAAGCCCTGAGCTGCGTGTATCGCACCGGCCAGCGCTTCGGCGCCAACCATCTGATCGACGTGCTCACCGGCAATCGTTCCGACAAGGTGGCCAGCGCCGGCCACGACCATGTGTCCACCTGGAACATCGGCAATGAATTCAGCGCCAACCAGTGGAAGAGCATCTACCGGCAACTGGTGGCCCGCGGCCTGCTCACCGTGGACATGAACGGTTTCGGCGCCCTGCAACTCACCGAAGCCTGTCGCCCCTACCTGCGCGGCGAGCAGCCATTGCACCTGCGCAAGGAACTGGCCAAGGCCAGGAAGGCCTCTACCCGTCGCGCTCACGCCAATATCGCTGACGCCGACCGAACCCTCTGGGAAGCCTTGCGCGCCTGCCGAAAACGGCTGGCCGATGAAGAAGGGGTCCCGCCCTACGTGGTCTTCCACGACGCCACCCTGATGGACATGCTCGCCATCCGCCCGCGCAACCGCATGGAAATGGCCGCGGTCAGCGGTGTCGGCGACCGCAAACTGGAACGCTACGGGGACGAGTTCCTGGCCATTCTCAATGGCAACGGTGACAACGCCGGCGTGGCCGAGCCCGCTGGCCCGGATCGCAACGAGATCCTCGCCCTGGCCCAGGCCAACATGAGCCCGAGCGCCATCGCCCGCCAGCAGAACCTGAACGAACAGACCGTGTACCGGGAACTGGCTAAACTGGTCACCGCCAACCAACTCAGCCTGGAGCAGGCACTGGGTATCAGCGAAATGGAGATCGGCATCATCCAGGATGCCCTGCTCAGCCAACCCAACCTGGCCGAAGACACCTTCAGCTACCGGCAGTTGAAAGACCTGCTGGCCGATGACTGGCCCACCGGCGTGCTGCACTGCGTGCGTCAGGCGATTTTAGCAGCGGGTTAA
- a CDS encoding proline--tRNA ligase has protein sequence MRTSQYLLATVKETPADAVVISHQLMLRAGMVRKLASGLYNWLPTGLRVLRKVENIVREEMDRAGAQEVLMPVVQPMELWEESGRAPAYGPELLRITDRHNNPFCLGPTHEEVITDLVRNELHSYKQLPANFYQIQTKFRDEIRPRFGIMRSREFIMKDAYSFHTDTESLAATYQIMHQAYCAIFDRLGLDYRPVEADTGAIGGAASHEFHVLADSGEDDIAFSDSSDFAANVELAEALAPAIERPAPGAAMEKVDTPNAKTIEELVAQFDLPIEKTVKTLVVKGAEEGQLVALLVRGDHELNDIKAEKLDAVATPMEFASEEEIRRVVGAGPGSLGPVGLPIPVVIDRSVAVMSDFGAGANEDGKHYFNINWERDVALPEVADLRNVVEGDPSPDGKGTLTIKRGIEVGHIFQLGTKYSEALGAKVLDENGKSVVMPMGCYGIGVTRVVAAAIEQNHDDRGIIWPAAIAPFQVALVPVNIKKSPRERELAEKLYAELTNAGIEVLFDDREKERLGVKLADSELLGIPHRIVIAERGMDNGVLEYKGRADAENTEVAVDEVLAFLKGKLD, from the coding sequence ATGCGCACTTCCCAGTACCTGCTTGCCACCGTAAAAGAAACACCGGCGGATGCCGTTGTCATCAGCCATCAGCTCATGCTGCGTGCCGGCATGGTCCGCAAGCTGGCTTCCGGCCTGTACAACTGGCTACCCACCGGCCTGCGCGTGCTGCGCAAGGTGGAGAACATTGTCCGCGAGGAAATGGACCGGGCCGGTGCCCAGGAAGTGCTGATGCCGGTGGTCCAGCCCATGGAGCTGTGGGAAGAGTCCGGCCGGGCCCCGGCCTACGGTCCGGAGCTGCTGCGCATTACCGATCGCCATAACAATCCTTTCTGCCTGGGCCCCACCCATGAGGAAGTGATTACCGATCTGGTTCGCAACGAGCTGCACAGCTACAAGCAGCTGCCGGCCAACTTCTACCAGATCCAGACCAAGTTCCGTGACGAAATCCGCCCGCGCTTCGGCATCATGCGCTCGCGGGAATTCATCATGAAGGATGCTTACTCCTTCCACACCGACACAGAATCCCTGGCAGCCACCTACCAGATCATGCACCAGGCCTACTGCGCCATCTTTGATCGCCTGGGCCTGGACTACCGTCCGGTGGAAGCGGATACCGGCGCCATCGGCGGCGCCGCCAGCCACGAGTTCCACGTGCTGGCCGATTCCGGTGAAGATGACATCGCCTTCTCTGACAGCTCCGATTTCGCCGCCAATGTGGAGCTGGCAGAAGCTCTGGCCCCCGCTATCGAGCGCCCGGCCCCCGGGGCGGCCATGGAAAAGGTGGATACCCCCAACGCCAAAACCATCGAAGAGCTGGTCGCACAGTTCGATCTGCCCATCGAGAAAACCGTCAAGACACTGGTGGTGAAAGGTGCGGAAGAAGGTCAGCTGGTGGCCCTGCTGGTTCGTGGTGACCACGAGCTGAACGATATCAAGGCGGAAAAACTGGACGCCGTGGCCACGCCGATGGAGTTCGCCAGCGAAGAGGAAATCCGTAGGGTCGTCGGTGCCGGTCCAGGCTCTCTGGGCCCGGTGGGCCTGCCGATTCCGGTTGTCATCGACCGCAGTGTGGCAGTGATGAGTGACTTCGGCGCCGGCGCCAATGAAGACGGCAAGCACTACTTCAACATCAACTGGGAGCGCGACGTGGCGCTGCCGGAAGTGGCCGACCTGCGTAACGTGGTGGAGGGCGACCCCAGCCCGGACGGCAAGGGCACCCTGACCATCAAGCGCGGCATCGAAGTGGGCCACATCTTCCAGCTGGGCACCAAGTACTCCGAAGCGCTGGGCGCCAAGGTGCTGGATGAGAACGGCAAATCCGTAGTCATGCCCATGGGCTGCTACGGCATCGGCGTCACCCGGGTAGTGGCTGCGGCCATTGAGCAGAACCATGACGACCGCGGCATTATCTGGCCGGCAGCCATTGCCCCCTTCCAGGTGGCCCTGGTGCCGGTGAACATCAAGAAGAGCCCCCGCGAGCGCGAATTGGCTGAAAAACTCTACGCGGAACTGACCAACGCCGGCATCGAAGTGCTGTTCGACGACCGCGAGAAAGAGCGCCTGGGCGTGAAACTGGCCGACAGCGAACTGCTCGGCATCCCCCACCGCATCGTCATCGCCGAACGGGGCATGGACAATGGCGTGCTCGAATATAAAGGGCGTGCGGATGCGGAGAATACCGAGGTGGCTGTGGATGAGGTTCTAGCGTTCCTGAAAGGGAAGCTGGACTGA
- the chrA gene encoding chromate efflux transporter — translation MLDIFRQFLLLGLVSFGGPAAHVGYFHRRFVEELQWLDEAEFARLLALTQFLPGPASSQLGFAIGRVRGGVFGAFAAFVAFTLPSFLLMALLGIYATSLPDWLQGGAITGLKWLAVIVVADAVWNMGQRFCASGLTRTIAVLVAMLLVLWPALVGQMLALLVAAAIGWHWLRPDQGVVAMGKPVWRRWPLLLFALLAVVALLPGGRVLGLWNDFFAAGSLVFGGGHVVLPLLQELVGPQMSPDQFLTGYAAAQAVPGPMFSLASYLGAVLLPASPWWGALIATLAIFLPGFLLVLGLMEGWQWLSSRPALAGAVAGINAAVVGLLLAALYQPVFVSAVHDLWGLLIVVAGFVVLRSKTVPLWGMVLGMAALGVITGVL, via the coding sequence ATGCTCGATATCTTTCGTCAGTTTCTGCTGCTGGGGCTGGTCAGCTTTGGCGGGCCGGCGGCCCATGTGGGCTATTTTCATCGTCGCTTCGTGGAGGAGTTGCAGTGGCTGGATGAGGCGGAGTTTGCCCGCCTGCTGGCGCTGACCCAGTTTCTGCCCGGGCCGGCGTCAAGTCAGTTGGGCTTTGCCATTGGCCGGGTACGCGGTGGTGTCTTCGGGGCTTTTGCCGCGTTTGTTGCCTTTACCCTGCCGTCTTTTCTGTTGATGGCACTGTTGGGGATCTACGCCACGTCTTTGCCAGACTGGCTGCAGGGTGGGGCGATCACGGGGCTGAAGTGGCTGGCGGTGATCGTGGTGGCCGATGCGGTGTGGAATATGGGCCAGCGTTTCTGTGCCAGCGGTTTGACCCGCACCATCGCCGTGCTGGTGGCCATGCTGTTGGTGCTGTGGCCGGCGCTGGTCGGGCAGATGCTGGCCTTGCTGGTGGCCGCCGCCATTGGCTGGCACTGGTTGCGACCGGATCAGGGCGTGGTGGCAATGGGCAAACCGGTGTGGCGCCGCTGGCCGTTGCTACTGTTCGCGCTGCTTGCCGTTGTCGCCCTGTTGCCGGGCGGGCGGGTGCTGGGCCTGTGGAATGATTTTTTTGCCGCCGGTTCCCTGGTGTTTGGTGGGGGGCATGTGGTGCTGCCCTTACTGCAGGAACTGGTGGGGCCACAGATGTCCCCGGATCAATTTCTCACTGGCTACGCAGCTGCCCAGGCGGTGCCCGGGCCCATGTTCTCGCTGGCCTCCTATCTGGGGGCGGTGCTGCTGCCGGCCAGCCCCTGGTGGGGCGCCCTGATCGCCACCCTGGCCATCTTCCTGCCGGGCTTTCTGTTGGTGCTTGGGCTGATGGAGGGGTGGCAATGGCTCTCTTCCCGCCCGGCCCTGGCCGGTGCAGTAGCGGGAATCAATGCGGCGGTGGTGGGGTTGTTGCTGGCGGCCCTGTATCAGCCGGTCTTCGTTTCTGCCGTGCATGATCTGTGGGGTTTGTTGATCGTGGTGGCGGGGTTTGTGGTGTTGCGCAGCAAGACGGTGCCGTTGTGGGGGATGGTGCTGGGCATGGCGGCGCTGGGGGTGATTACGGGGGTTCTGTAG
- a CDS encoding AAA family ATPase produces the protein MQTIAFYNLKGGVGKTASAVNVAWHAARWKHRTLLWDLDPQGAASFYLGVDDGDGYKAGNLIKGKQPIGRLKRETRWANLDAIPADISMRNADIKLMENGGAKNRLKQLIAPLGESYELVILDCPPTLSPVAESIFAAVDYLFVPVIPTHLSVRAFEQVLDWLDGKNYKNLTVVPFFNMVDRHRDLHVEMLVKRPKSMKGGLKTWIPYSTHVEQMGDHRAPVGEFAPYTPSAQAFRAMWFEIAGKLKL, from the coding sequence ATGCAAACCATAGCCTTTTACAACCTGAAAGGTGGCGTGGGCAAGACCGCCTCGGCCGTGAATGTGGCCTGGCATGCCGCACGCTGGAAGCACCGTACCCTGCTCTGGGACCTGGATCCCCAGGGGGCCGCCAGCTTCTATCTGGGAGTGGATGACGGCGACGGCTACAAGGCCGGCAATCTGATCAAGGGCAAACAGCCCATCGGCCGGCTCAAGCGGGAAACCCGCTGGGCCAATCTGGATGCCATCCCCGCCGATATCTCCATGCGCAATGCGGACATCAAGCTGATGGAGAATGGCGGCGCCAAGAATCGCCTGAAACAGCTGATCGCCCCGCTGGGGGAAAGCTACGAACTGGTGATCCTGGATTGCCCCCCCACCCTGAGCCCGGTGGCAGAAAGCATCTTTGCGGCAGTGGACTACCTGTTTGTGCCGGTAATCCCCACCCATCTGTCCGTTCGCGCCTTTGAGCAGGTGCTGGACTGGCTGGACGGCAAGAACTACAAGAACCTCACCGTGGTGCCCTTTTTCAACATGGTGGACCGGCACCGGGACCTGCATGTGGAAATGCTGGTCAAGCGCCCCAAGAGCATGAAAGGCGGACTGAAGACCTGGATCCCCTACTCCACCCATGTTGAACAGATGGGAGACCACCGCGCCCCGGTCGGCGAATTCGCCCCCTACACCCCCTCCGCCCAGGCCTTCCGGGCAATGTGGTTCGAGATCGCAGGAAAACTGAAGCTTTAA
- a CDS encoding acyl-CoA dehydrogenase family protein, giving the protein MNAKHGTLHKRDQQAKPEPLAQTHEVFNQARALENYNAYDNDTALREAVRRHGAGWAEDKLSAHGAKTGSAEVIEWGFLANEHKPQFFSHDRQGYRVDFVKYHEAYHRLMTLGLESGIHSAPWSDPKPGAHVARAAQSYLQGQVEAGHGCPLTMTFASVPSIKLTPSLAKEWLPKILNNAYDPRNVPHTEKQALTIGMGMTEKQGGSDVRANTTRAYPIAAEGPGEAYELVGHKWFTSAPMCDAFLVLAQTDSGLSCFLVPRWRADGSKNPIQVQRLKNKMGNVSNASSEIELRGALGWMVGDEGRGVPAIIEMVAMTRFDCMVGSTSGQRQAVAQAVNHAMGRAAFGKTLIDQPLMRNVLADLQLEVEGSLAITMRMGEALDNTTLDPDNEHEKLLLRLGLPAGKYWICKRTPFHAYEAMECLGGNGVTEDFIMARLYREAPINAIWEGSGNVQALDMLRALAKTPAVLDVWFAELAKTVGSDPRLDKAVTSLKREFADMEEAEYRARDIVDRLSLTMQASQLVSAGNSAVADAFIASRLGEHGDRNYGTLPRGLDLDTILRRANPWEGN; this is encoded by the coding sequence ATGAATGCCAAGCACGGTACTCTGCACAAACGGGACCAACAGGCGAAACCGGAACCGTTGGCCCAGACCCATGAGGTCTTTAATCAGGCCCGGGCGCTGGAGAATTACAACGCCTACGACAATGACACTGCCCTGCGCGAGGCGGTGCGCCGACATGGGGCCGGCTGGGCGGAGGACAAGCTGTCCGCCCATGGCGCCAAAACCGGCAGCGCCGAAGTGATCGAGTGGGGCTTTCTGGCCAATGAGCACAAGCCGCAGTTTTTTTCCCACGATCGTCAGGGCTATCGGGTGGACTTCGTAAAGTACCACGAGGCCTACCATCGGCTGATGACGCTGGGCCTGGAATCCGGCATTCATTCGGCTCCATGGTCTGATCCGAAGCCGGGCGCCCATGTGGCCCGGGCGGCGCAGAGCTATCTACAGGGGCAGGTGGAGGCCGGCCATGGCTGCCCGCTGACCATGACCTTTGCCTCGGTACCTTCCATCAAGCTGACCCCCTCGCTGGCAAAGGAATGGCTGCCCAAGATTCTCAACAATGCCTATGACCCCCGTAATGTGCCGCATACGGAAAAGCAGGCACTGACTATCGGTATGGGCATGACCGAAAAGCAGGGCGGCTCCGATGTGCGCGCCAACACCACCCGGGCATATCCGATTGCTGCCGAAGGCCCCGGTGAAGCTTATGAGCTGGTAGGCCACAAGTGGTTCACTTCTGCGCCCATGTGCGATGCCTTCCTGGTGCTGGCCCAGACCGACAGCGGCCTGAGCTGTTTCCTGGTACCGCGCTGGCGCGCGGACGGCAGCAAGAACCCGATCCAGGTGCAGCGGCTGAAGAACAAGATGGGCAATGTCTCCAATGCCTCCTCCGAGATTGAACTGCGCGGCGCCCTGGGCTGGATGGTCGGCGACGAGGGCCGCGGTGTACCGGCCATTATCGAGATGGTGGCCATGACCCGCTTCGATTGCATGGTGGGTTCCACCTCCGGTCAGCGCCAGGCAGTGGCCCAGGCGGTGAACCATGCCATGGGCCGTGCTGCCTTCGGCAAGACCCTGATCGACCAGCCGTTGATGCGTAATGTGCTGGCGGACCTGCAGCTGGAGGTGGAGGGTTCTCTGGCCATTACCATGCGCATGGGCGAGGCGCTGGATAACACCACCCTGGACCCGGACAACGAGCACGAGAAATTGCTGCTGCGGCTGGGCCTGCCAGCGGGCAAGTACTGGATCTGCAAGCGCACCCCGTTCCATGCCTACGAGGCCATGGAGTGCCTGGGGGGCAACGGCGTCACCGAAGACTTCATCATGGCGCGCCTGTATCGCGAGGCGCCCATCAATGCCATCTGGGAAGGCTCCGGTAATGTGCAGGCCCTGGACATGCTGCGGGCCCTGGCCAAGACCCCGGCGGTGCTGGATGTGTGGTTCGCCGAGCTGGCGAAAACAGTCGGCAGCGATCCCCGTCTGGACAAGGCGGTAACTTCGCTCAAGCGGGAATTTGCTGACATGGAGGAAGCCGAATACCGGGCCCGGGATATCGTCGATCGCTTGTCCCTGACCATGCAGGCCAGCCAGCTGGTGTCGGCAGGCAATAGCGCCGTGGCAGACGCCTTTATTGCCTCTCGTCTGGGGGAGCACGGGGACCGTAACTATGGGACCCTGCCGCGGGGGCTGGATCTGGATACGATTTTGCGGCGGGCAAACCCGTGGGAAGGCAATTAA